The window TTCCTGTGAAAAAACGAGATGCCAGACAATGAGCGCACCAGGAACCGGGATCAGCGGCTGGCGGGTTCTTCCCGCACTTATGGTGATGGCGGGGATTTTTTTTCTGTCCCATCTCCCGGGCAAGGAGTTACCGCTGCCGCCGGTGTTCGGTATCGACAAACTGCTCCATGCCGGGGTCTATGCTGTTCTGGCCTGGACGATCTTTTTTGCCCTGCATCCCCACCAGGGGGGCGGCCGTCCCTCCTGGCGTCTCTGCCTGCTCGTTGTGGCGCTGACCGTGTTATACGGGATCAGTGACGAGTTCCACCAATCCTTTGTCCCGGGCCGGTTCCCGAGCGGCTGGGACGTCGTGGCCGATGGTGCCGGCGGCTTGCTGGCGGCCTGGCTCTGGTTGTCAGGAGACAGGAGACAGGAGACAGGAGACAGGAGACAGAGGACAGATGACAGATGACAGAAGACAGAGGACAGGAGACAGAGGACAGGAGACAGAGGACAGGAGACAGAAGACGAGAGACGAGAGGCAGAAGACGGAAGACAGAGGACAGAGGACAGAGGACAGAGGACTGAGGGCTGAGGACTGAGGACTGAGTGCTGAGGACTGAGGGCTGAGGACT of the Desulfobacterales bacterium genome contains:
- a CDS encoding VanZ family protein, producing MSAPGTGISGWRVLPALMVMAGIFFLSHLPGKELPLPPVFGIDKLLHAGVYAVLAWTIFFALHPHQGGGRPSWRLCLLVVALTVLYGISDEFHQSFVPGRFPSGWDVVADGAGGLLAAWLWLSGDRRQETGDRRQRTDDR